A section of the Corynebacterium tuberculostearicum genome encodes:
- a CDS encoding SLC13 family permease, translated as MTTPHTHESTAHTEGDEAPGAPRSEWRRQFIGLFIGLGLAVLVFFIFPSNAIETVQGSAGADPEAEYTLSAIRTVAAVTILMGVWWMTEAIPLAATALLPLVIFPLAGVGTIKEVGAPYASATIFLFMGGFLIALALQRWNLHRRLALYVVKIIGTSPKRLILGFMLATGFLSMWVSNTATAVVMLPIGTSVLALTAETVGGWEKQKKFATALMLGIAYSASIGSLGTLIGTPPNAFLNAYMADTWGVTLGFGRWMAVGVPLAVIFLLIAWALLITIFKPEMKDIPGGRELINDEIKALGPWTRPQIMTGIIFVLAAAAWVTLPLVLKEFENYDDAIVGIAAGILLFILPADNQRRIRLLDWKTANEMPWDVLLLFGGGLSLSSVFNSSGLSLWIGEMAKGLSVLPVVLIVSAVAALVLFLTEITSNTATAATFIPIMGGVAVGVGLTADGDINVLLLTIPVALAATCAFMLPVATPPNAIAYGSGYVKIGEMIKGGLGLNIIGIFLITLTVYVLAVPIFGLSI; from the coding sequence ATGACCACCCCGCATACTCACGAATCTACCGCCCACACCGAAGGTGACGAGGCCCCCGGGGCGCCGCGCAGCGAGTGGCGCCGCCAGTTCATCGGCCTTTTCATCGGCTTGGGTTTGGCCGTACTGGTCTTCTTTATCTTTCCCTCGAATGCGATCGAGACCGTACAGGGCTCCGCGGGTGCAGATCCGGAAGCCGAGTACACGCTTAGTGCCATCCGCACCGTCGCCGCAGTAACCATTTTGATGGGTGTGTGGTGGATGACCGAGGCCATTCCGCTCGCTGCCACCGCGCTGTTGCCGCTGGTCATCTTCCCGCTCGCCGGGGTGGGCACGATTAAGGAAGTAGGCGCCCCATACGCGTCCGCGACCATTTTCTTGTTCATGGGTGGCTTCCTTATCGCGCTTGCCCTGCAGCGCTGGAACCTGCACCGCCGCCTAGCGCTGTACGTGGTGAAGATCATCGGCACCTCGCCCAAGCGCCTGATCTTGGGGTTCATGCTGGCCACCGGCTTTTTGTCCATGTGGGTATCTAATACCGCCACGGCCGTGGTGATGCTGCCGATCGGTACCTCGGTGCTCGCGCTTACCGCGGAAACCGTAGGCGGATGGGAGAAGCAAAAGAAGTTTGCCACGGCGCTAATGCTGGGTATTGCCTACTCCGCCTCCATCGGTTCGCTGGGTACGCTCATCGGCACCCCGCCGAATGCCTTCCTTAATGCATATATGGCCGATACCTGGGGCGTGACCCTCGGCTTCGGCCGGTGGATGGCGGTCGGTGTGCCGCTCGCCGTGATCTTCTTGCTGATTGCCTGGGCCCTGCTTATCACCATTTTCAAGCCGGAGATGAAGGATATTCCGGGCGGCCGCGAGCTTATTAACGATGAAATTAAGGCCCTCGGCCCTTGGACCCGCCCCCAGATCATGACTGGCATCATCTTCGTCCTCGCCGCCGCAGCCTGGGTTACCCTGCCGCTGGTGCTCAAGGAATTTGAGAACTATGACGATGCCATCGTGGGTATCGCCGCCGGCATCTTGCTCTTTATCCTGCCCGCGGATAACCAGCGCCGCATCCGTTTGCTGGACTGGAAGACGGCCAATGAAATGCCGTGGGACGTCCTCCTGCTCTTCGGCGGCGGCCTGTCGCTGTCCTCGGTCTTTAATTCCTCCGGCCTGTCCCTGTGGATTGGTGAGATGGCCAAGGGGCTAAGCGTCCTGCCGGTTGTCCTCATCGTCTCTGCCGTGGCTGCGCTGGTGCTCTTCCTGACGGAGATCACCTCCAATACCGCAACGGCGGCCACGTTCATTCCGATTATGGGTGGCGTCGCCGTGGGCGTGGGGCTTACTGCCGATGGCGATATCAACGTCCTTCTCCTCACCATCCCGGTGGCCCTGGCGGCAACCTGTGCATTCATGCTCCCTGTCGCCACCCCGCCGAACGCCATTGCCTATGGCTCTGGCTACGTCAAGATTGGCGAGATGATCAAGGGTGGCCTCGGCCTCAACATCATCGGCATCTTCCTCATCACCCTGACGGTGTACGTGCTGGCAGTGCCAATCTTCGGCCTGTCCATTTAA
- a CDS encoding DUF418 domain-containing protein: MIVLHMASLVWHTKVILNGLPAALFAVLAGVTLMLMSRDFTATTFLRIIARGCIITLIGLVLLPVGGEIQIVLVVIGITMILVSWVPPLRWWWKLLLLAAATAAATIKYAPLTLPQVYPLLAYCAYFLAGMLLYEVYIRSSRAAAQWVSTGIAAVVAAAGFYFRFAPDMPGWLRFTGHTGVLGEIVLSIAVAAIVLHLCLLIGRAVPKLAYPFAALGAMSLSIYILHVLTAYYWQSHVSLHNTAWACAFIALFLVFASLWRRLIGKGPAEWAVAKVIAIAVPAGKKD; this comes from the coding sequence ATGATAGTTCTGCATATGGCCTCCTTGGTGTGGCATACCAAGGTCATTTTAAATGGCCTGCCCGCCGCACTATTCGCCGTTCTAGCCGGCGTCACGTTGATGCTTATGTCCCGCGATTTCACGGCGACCACGTTCCTGCGCATCATCGCCCGCGGCTGCATAATTACGCTTATCGGCCTCGTCCTGCTGCCCGTGGGCGGAGAGATTCAAATCGTCCTCGTGGTCATCGGTATCACGATGATCCTGGTGTCCTGGGTCCCGCCGCTGCGCTGGTGGTGGAAGCTCCTGCTCCTCGCCGCTGCCACCGCCGCCGCGACCATAAAATATGCGCCGCTGACCCTGCCGCAGGTCTATCCGCTGCTGGCCTATTGCGCCTATTTCCTCGCTGGCATGCTGCTCTATGAGGTCTATATCCGCAGCTCCCGTGCCGCTGCCCAGTGGGTGTCCACCGGCATCGCCGCCGTGGTCGCCGCTGCCGGCTTTTACTTCCGCTTTGCCCCGGACATGCCTGGCTGGCTGCGCTTTACCGGCCACACCGGCGTGCTGGGAGAGATTGTCCTATCCATCGCCGTCGCCGCCATCGTCCTGCACTTATGCCTGCTTATCGGTCGAGCAGTGCCTAAGCTGGCGTATCCCTTTGCTGCGCTGGGGGCAATGTCGCTGAGCATCTACATCCTGCATGTGCTCACCGCTTACTACTGGCAGAGCCACGTCTCCCTGCACAACACCGCCTGGGCCTGCGCGTTCATCGCCCTCTTCCTCGTCTTCGCGAGCCTATGGCGCCGCCTGATAGGGAAGGGGCCGGCCGAATGGGCCGTCGCCAAAGTTATCGCCATCGCCGTTCCTGCCGGAAAGAAGGACTAA
- a CDS encoding DUF202 domain-containing protein — translation MASPLFDPGLQPERTRLSWQRTLLALSLVVLGVMRAVSVHVFLPLVFIAAGVLALALAVWQRASLVDAALSTHRSLPHAIILASTAGLVSLLAAFALWGLFS, via the coding sequence TTGGCTAGCCCACTTTTTGATCCCGGCCTGCAGCCCGAACGCACCCGCCTATCGTGGCAGCGCACCCTTTTGGCGTTGTCTTTGGTGGTGCTGGGGGTTATGCGGGCGGTAAGCGTGCACGTCTTCTTGCCGTTGGTCTTTATCGCTGCGGGCGTATTGGCATTGGCCTTGGCGGTGTGGCAGCGTGCCTCGCTTGTCGACGCCGCCTTGTCCACCCACCGTTCCCTCCCTCACGCCATCATCCTTGCGAGCACCGCGGGGCTCGTGTCCCTGCTGGCTGCCTTCGCGCTCTGGGGGCTTTTCTCCTAG
- a CDS encoding NUDIX hydrolase has translation MIEVAAVVFRNSFGHVLTVRKKSSTKFQLPGGKLEAGETPVQAAAREVAEEIGVDVRLPELSLLGTFDAPAANEPGETVRGRIFTYPRPVLARAAAEIAEIAWVDPTNPDRELAHLLRDEVFPALRP, from the coding sequence ATGATTGAAGTTGCCGCCGTAGTTTTCCGTAATTCCTTTGGCCATGTCCTCACCGTGCGCAAGAAGTCTTCCACCAAGTTCCAGCTGCCCGGCGGCAAGCTGGAGGCCGGCGAAACCCCAGTACAGGCCGCGGCCCGCGAGGTCGCAGAAGAGATCGGCGTTGACGTCCGCCTCCCTGAGCTATCCCTACTCGGCACCTTCGACGCCCCGGCCGCCAACGAACCCGGCGAAACCGTGCGCGGACGCATCTTTACTTATCCGCGCCCCGTCCTTGCCCGCGCAGCCGCAGAAATTGCCGAAATCGCGTGGGTAGACCCCACCAACCCGGACCGCGAGCTCGCCCACCTCTTGCGTGACGAAGTCTTTCCCGCCCTGCGTCCCTAA
- the hisC gene encoding histidinol-phosphate transaminase, which produces MIRPDLKAIPAYVAGARNDDALKLSSNEAAHPPLPEAAAAMAEAVTKANRYPDIAATALREDLAAHLGVEYGQVAVGTGSSALCQQLVEIAATPGEEVLFPWRSFEAYPIFAQVVGAHPIPVPLGADQRVDLPAMAHKITDKTRLIFVCNPNNPSGTTVTKDEFAAFMDAVPADVLVALDEAYIEYNRATNTPLGTELVGTYPNLVCLRTFSKAYGLAGVRIGYAFGPENIIEALNKVAIPFSASTVAQVGARAALAAQDSLRERTDEAVAQRERLEEALQDWGVPHSEANHVWLPAANLARLGTPQEVAARLAERGVLVRAFSEGIRITVTTEEETDTLLQAWNATIGG; this is translated from the coding sequence ATGATTCGCCCAGACCTGAAAGCCATCCCCGCCTACGTCGCCGGTGCGCGCAACGATGACGCGCTCAAGCTCTCCTCTAACGAGGCGGCGCACCCGCCGCTTCCGGAGGCGGCCGCGGCCATGGCGGAGGCCGTGACGAAGGCCAACCGTTACCCGGATATTGCGGCCACCGCACTGCGCGAGGACCTCGCCGCGCACCTGGGTGTGGAGTATGGACAGGTTGCGGTAGGCACCGGATCGTCCGCGCTGTGCCAACAGCTGGTGGAAATTGCCGCTACCCCTGGTGAAGAGGTCCTCTTCCCGTGGCGCTCCTTCGAGGCCTACCCCATCTTCGCCCAGGTAGTCGGTGCCCACCCCATCCCAGTTCCGCTAGGTGCAGACCAGCGCGTGGATCTGCCGGCAATGGCGCACAAGATTACGGACAAGACCCGGCTTATCTTCGTGTGCAACCCCAATAACCCGTCCGGCACCACGGTGACCAAGGACGAGTTCGCCGCCTTCATGGATGCCGTGCCTGCCGACGTCCTCGTCGCCCTCGACGAGGCCTATATCGAATACAACCGCGCCACCAATACTCCGCTGGGTACGGAGCTAGTGGGCACCTATCCCAACCTGGTGTGCCTGCGCACCTTCTCAAAGGCTTATGGCCTGGCCGGGGTGCGCATCGGTTATGCCTTTGGCCCGGAAAATATTATTGAGGCCCTCAATAAGGTGGCCATCCCCTTTTCCGCCAGCACCGTGGCGCAGGTTGGTGCCCGCGCAGCCCTGGCAGCGCAGGATTCGCTGCGGGAGCGCACTGATGAGGCCGTCGCCCAGCGCGAGCGCCTAGAAGAAGCCTTGCAGGACTGGGGAGTGCCGCATTCCGAGGCAAACCATGTCTGGCTGCCGGCCGCGAATCTGGCCCGCCTTGGTACCCCGCAGGAAGTGGCCGCTCGCCTGGCCGAACGCGGCGTGCTCGTGCGCGCGTTTAGCGAAGGCATACGCATTACCGTGACCACTGAGGAAGAAACCGACACCCTACTGCAGGCGTGGAACGCAACCATAGGAGGCTAA
- a CDS encoding phage holin family protein yields MRSLINFALNVFAIAVALWAVVAVIPGITITPAETGNFIAIAIVFIIINAVVMPVLRVLGAPLTCLTLGLFSLVINGAALIIVEWTLNSLDLGIGHLVIDSWGAAIIGAIVLSIVSSVINFFTSPLRQRD; encoded by the coding sequence ATGCGCTCACTCATTAACTTCGCCCTGAACGTCTTTGCCATCGCGGTGGCGCTGTGGGCGGTGGTCGCCGTAATCCCCGGCATCACCATCACCCCAGCAGAGACCGGCAACTTCATCGCCATCGCCATCGTCTTCATCATTATTAATGCCGTGGTCATGCCGGTCCTGCGCGTCCTCGGCGCGCCGCTAACCTGCCTGACGCTCGGGCTTTTCTCCCTCGTCATCAACGGCGCCGCGCTCATCATCGTGGAGTGGACGCTCAATTCCCTGGACCTGGGAATCGGCCACCTCGTCATCGACTCCTGGGGCGCCGCGATCATCGGCGCCATCGTGCTGTCCATCGTCAGCAGCGTCATCAACTTCTTTACTAGCCCGCTGCGGCAGCGCGATTAG
- a CDS encoding molybdenum cofactor biosynthesis protein MoaE, which translates to MSTDPSYVAEQTGCTIGTLLSDQRLESLLGAAKEEAATAAMGAVVTFEGIVRDHDGGRPDVTLLSYSAHPSAPEKLQDVTDSVAANHPVRLWAAHRTGDLKVGDLAFAVVAAAAHRGDAFRAAEECADRVKAEVPIWKEQSHGDGSTNWVGLE; encoded by the coding sequence ATGAGCACTGATCCTTCCTATGTGGCCGAGCAAACCGGGTGCACCATTGGCACGCTGCTGAGCGATCAACGCCTTGAATCCCTCCTTGGCGCTGCCAAGGAAGAGGCCGCCACGGCCGCCATGGGTGCTGTCGTCACCTTTGAGGGCATCGTCCGCGATCACGATGGCGGACGGCCAGATGTCACCCTTCTTTCCTATAGCGCCCACCCATCTGCGCCAGAGAAGCTGCAAGACGTCACCGATTCCGTCGCAGCCAACCACCCAGTGCGCCTGTGGGCCGCCCACCGCACGGGGGATCTCAAGGTTGGCGACCTCGCCTTTGCGGTAGTAGCGGCCGCCGCGCACCGAGGCGATGCCTTCCGTGCCGCCGAGGAATGCGCCGATCGCGTCAAGGCGGAAGTCCCCATCTGGAAGGAACAAAGCCACGGCGATGGCTCCACCAACTGGGTGGGCCTGGAATGA
- a CDS encoding molybdopterin molybdotransferase MoeA, with product MRTPETHAREVAASLPARQATTVPLPQAQDMVLAADIHAGFPSPRFDNSQMDGYALPQCAAGTYPVGPTIAAGTEPAQVLDGPLAGACPIMTGAKVPEGTAAIVPIERCEPQEFLAPGGRITVPETSPGQFIRRTGSDLEEGALLAARGDKLTPVRLAALASQGIDEVEVYRPARILICTGGAEIGHGSAAIPDANAPLLTAMAHRAGIDVAGCITTDDDPQALERAFTEAIAQHRPDAIITSGGISAGKFEVVRQVLDGWFGHVDQQPGGPQGIAAFRGTPVICLPGNPISTLVSFRLFVAPALGWAPEPFHVPLAASIDGLPHKDQFRRGRVDARAHILGGASSHLLAQAADATHLIRIPAGQRLEKGQEVEVYPL from the coding sequence ATGCGCACACCCGAGACTCACGCGCGCGAGGTCGCCGCGTCCCTGCCCGCACGCCAGGCTACCACCGTGCCCCTCCCCCAGGCTCAGGATATGGTTCTGGCTGCGGATATCCACGCCGGGTTCCCCTCCCCTCGCTTTGATAACTCCCAGATGGATGGCTACGCCCTCCCGCAGTGTGCGGCCGGGACCTACCCGGTGGGCCCCACCATCGCGGCCGGCACTGAGCCCGCCCAGGTACTCGACGGCCCGCTTGCCGGTGCCTGCCCCATCATGACCGGCGCCAAGGTGCCGGAAGGAACTGCAGCCATCGTGCCCATCGAGCGCTGCGAACCACAAGAATTCCTCGCCCCGGGCGGCCGCATTACCGTGCCAGAGACCTCGCCAGGCCAATTCATCCGCCGCACCGGCTCCGACCTGGAAGAAGGCGCCCTCCTCGCCGCCCGCGGCGATAAGCTCACGCCGGTGCGCTTGGCCGCCCTCGCTTCCCAAGGAATCGACGAGGTAGAGGTCTACCGCCCCGCCCGCATCCTCATCTGCACCGGCGGCGCCGAGATCGGCCATGGCAGCGCCGCCATTCCGGATGCCAATGCGCCACTCTTGACGGCAATGGCCCACCGCGCCGGCATCGACGTCGCCGGGTGTATCACTACCGACGATGACCCACAGGCCCTAGAGCGCGCTTTCACGGAAGCCATCGCGCAGCACCGCCCGGACGCCATCATTACCTCAGGCGGAATCTCCGCCGGGAAATTTGAAGTAGTCCGCCAGGTGCTCGATGGCTGGTTCGGCCATGTGGACCAGCAGCCCGGTGGCCCGCAGGGCATCGCCGCATTCCGCGGCACGCCGGTAATCTGCTTGCCTGGAAACCCCATTTCCACGTTGGTGAGTTTCCGCCTCTTTGTCGCCCCTGCGCTCGGTTGGGCGCCGGAGCCTTTCCACGTCCCCCTCGCCGCGAGTATTGACGGCCTCCCGCACAAGGACCAATTTCGCCGCGGGCGCGTCGATGCCCGCGCTCATATCCTCGGTGGTGCCAGCTCCCACCTGCTCGCCCAAGCGGCAGACGCCACCCATCTCATCCGCATCCCTGCCGGTCAACGCCTGGAAAAAGGCCAGGAAGTGGAGGTCTACCCACTATGA
- the mgtE gene encoding magnesium transporter: protein MAETTEQASDIVEAWLKQEDAIDPQKAPRLQELLDRVPLQDLIAVVERQNAIRAALALRLLPRQKSIAVFDALDAKHQADIIDELGNSDVYEFFDELDPEDRVALLDELPAEIADRLLRSLTQSKRDVTGVVLGYDKGSVGRRMSPEVPVIHPEMSVRDALYKLREIAHELETIYTVPITREDRRLVGVVSLREIFTADAALTMADIMQEPVFAQAGDDAEETARWFLPLDMLALPVVDESHRLVGLLTWDDATDIVEEEDSEDSARAGGTEALQQPYLSTPLLKLVRSRIVWLLVLAVSALLTVQVLDSFEGTLAKAVVLSLFIPLLTGTGGNTGNQAATTVTRALALGDVRTRDLLAVMWRELRVGMLLGAVLGLAGLALATLVYGLSIGLVIGSTLFLICSISATVGGLMPIVAKTIGADPAVFSNPFISTFCDATGLIIYFLIAKTVLGI, encoded by the coding sequence ATGGCGGAGACCACCGAGCAGGCTAGCGATATCGTCGAAGCGTGGCTGAAACAAGAAGACGCCATCGATCCACAAAAGGCCCCGCGCCTGCAAGAACTTTTGGATAGGGTGCCGCTGCAGGATCTCATCGCCGTCGTCGAGCGGCAAAATGCCATCCGCGCGGCGCTGGCCCTGCGCCTGCTGCCGCGCCAAAAATCGATTGCCGTCTTTGATGCCCTCGATGCCAAGCACCAGGCGGATATCATCGATGAGCTGGGCAATTCCGATGTCTATGAGTTCTTCGATGAGCTCGATCCGGAAGACCGCGTGGCCTTGTTGGACGAGCTGCCTGCGGAAATTGCGGACCGCCTGCTGCGCTCGCTGACTCAATCCAAGCGCGATGTCACAGGCGTGGTGTTGGGCTATGACAAGGGCTCGGTGGGCCGCCGTATGTCGCCCGAGGTTCCCGTCATCCACCCAGAGATGAGCGTACGGGATGCCCTGTACAAGCTGCGGGAAATCGCACACGAGTTAGAGACCATCTATACCGTGCCCATTACGCGCGAGGACCGGCGCTTGGTGGGCGTGGTCAGCCTGCGTGAGATTTTTACTGCCGATGCCGCACTCACCATGGCCGATATTATGCAGGAACCCGTCTTTGCCCAGGCCGGCGATGATGCGGAGGAAACCGCCCGGTGGTTCCTGCCACTGGATATGCTCGCGCTGCCCGTTGTGGATGAATCGCACCGCCTTGTCGGCCTGCTGACGTGGGATGACGCCACCGATATCGTGGAGGAAGAAGATAGCGAGGACTCTGCTCGCGCCGGCGGTACCGAGGCCCTCCAACAGCCGTATCTGTCCACGCCGCTGCTCAAGCTGGTGCGTTCGCGCATCGTGTGGCTGCTCGTGCTGGCTGTCTCTGCGCTGCTGACGGTGCAGGTGCTGGATTCCTTTGAAGGCACACTGGCCAAGGCCGTGGTCCTATCGCTCTTTATTCCGCTGCTGACCGGTACCGGTGGAAATACCGGTAACCAGGCGGCTACCACGGTGACGCGTGCCTTGGCGCTGGGCGACGTCCGCACGCGCGACCTCCTCGCCGTCATGTGGCGCGAGCTGCGCGTCGGCATGCTGCTCGGCGCTGTGCTGGGACTAGCAGGCCTGGCGCTGGCCACCCTGGTTTATGGCCTAAGCATCGGCCTCGTCATCGGCTCGACGCTGTTTTTGATCTGTTCCATATCCGCGACCGTCGGTGGGCTTATGCCCATCGTGGCTAAGACCATCGGCGCCGATCCGGCGGTCTTTTCCAATCCCTTCATCTCTACCTTCTGTGATGCCACGGGCCTGATTATCTACTTCCTGATTGCCAAGACCGTGCTGGGTATCTAG
- a CDS encoding MoaD/ThiS family protein — protein MLTVHYFAAARAAAGVASEQVEAPATLGDLVAQLGREHTGTTEAGMSLKEVLGRCSFLIDGAGNTAKDSPLAGVTRVDVLPPFAGG, from the coding sequence ATGTTGACCGTTCACTATTTCGCCGCCGCCCGCGCCGCCGCGGGCGTGGCTTCTGAGCAGGTAGAAGCCCCCGCCACCTTGGGTGATCTGGTGGCACAGCTGGGCAGGGAGCATACCGGCACCACCGAGGCCGGCATGAGCCTGAAAGAGGTCTTGGGGCGTTGTAGCTTTCTTATCGACGGCGCCGGGAACACCGCCAAGGATTCCCCACTGGCTGGCGTCACCCGGGTGGACGTCCTGCCGCCGTTTGCGGGCGGCTAA
- a CDS encoding MogA/MoaB family molybdenum cofactor biosynthesis protein: MSPQRTAIVIVASTRAAAGIYDDRSGPIAVEFLRRRGFDCPDARIVPDAEIAAAVAAAFAEKPAVILTSGGTGLTHDDQTVEAVAPHITRELPGIAVAFWQKGLETVPTAVASRAIAGVNDSTFAMTLPGSTGGVKDGCAVLEELIVPIVDMLEGKHEH; this comes from the coding sequence ATGAGCCCACAGCGCACCGCCATCGTCATCGTCGCCTCTACTCGCGCCGCCGCGGGCATCTACGACGACCGCTCCGGTCCCATAGCGGTGGAGTTCTTGCGCCGCAGGGGCTTTGACTGCCCCGACGCGCGCATCGTCCCCGATGCCGAAATCGCCGCCGCCGTTGCCGCCGCCTTCGCGGAAAAGCCCGCGGTCATCCTGACCTCTGGCGGCACCGGGCTGACGCACGATGACCAAACGGTAGAGGCCGTAGCGCCACACATCACCCGCGAGCTGCCCGGCATAGCGGTGGCCTTCTGGCAGAAGGGACTGGAAACCGTACCCACCGCGGTAGCCTCTCGCGCCATTGCCGGCGTCAATGACTCCACCTTTGCCATGACGCTTCCCGGTTCTACCGGCGGGGTAAAAGACGGCTGCGCGGTTTTGGAAGAATTAATCGTTCCGATCGTCGATATGTTAGAAGGAAAACATGAGCACTGA
- a CDS encoding YidH family protein, whose product MSDSRFPRSVFAVGTDPDPRFTLANERTFLAWIRTSLALIAGGVALEAFDVPLPAELRSAVSVFMLVVAIILPLVAWVHWKQSERAMREERPLPFSFAIPVLVVAIVVVAGALVVGEFLG is encoded by the coding sequence ATGAGTGACTCGAGGTTTCCCCGCTCGGTGTTTGCGGTTGGCACCGACCCTGATCCGCGTTTCACGCTCGCTAATGAGCGCACGTTCTTGGCTTGGATCCGCACCTCCTTGGCGTTGATTGCTGGCGGCGTGGCGCTCGAGGCCTTTGACGTTCCCCTGCCGGCCGAATTGCGCTCTGCGGTGTCGGTATTCATGCTGGTCGTCGCTATTATTCTGCCGCTGGTGGCATGGGTGCACTGGAAGCAGTCCGAACGCGCGATGCGCGAGGAACGCCCGTTGCCCTTTAGCTTTGCCATCCCGGTGCTCGTCGTGGCGATCGTGGTGGTCGCGGGTGCGCTCGTAGTAGGCGAATTCCTTGGCTAG
- a CDS encoding GTP-binding protein, translating to MATPVTVLSGFLGSGKTTLLNHLLANREGRKLAVIVNDFSEVNIDAALVAGEGHLERGEDRFVELFNGCICCTLREDLIESVGKLARSGRFDQIVIESTGISEPMPVAATFEWEFADGTTLADVAPIDTMVSLVDASTFLDYLRRGKSLASENIEATPSDDRTVADLLVDQVEFADLILVTKTDLVDAAETERVIATVRAMNPRARVVVVTDGVIDPRLVLDAHLYDAATAATYHGYAEELAKPHTPETEEYGISSVVFRADRPFNRDRLLAALRASTGLVRSKGYCWLDTDLQLAHAWQQAGPNLQILPASLWAANDVTPGTEIVLIGIDSDHRSTLRALRGALLSDAEVATLIAP from the coding sequence ATGGCCACACCCGTTACTGTACTGTCCGGATTTTTGGGCAGCGGAAAAACCACGCTCTTGAACCACCTGCTTGCCAACCGCGAAGGGCGCAAGCTTGCCGTCATCGTCAACGACTTCTCCGAGGTAAATATCGATGCCGCCCTCGTTGCTGGCGAAGGGCACCTCGAGCGCGGCGAGGACCGCTTTGTCGAGCTATTCAATGGCTGTATCTGCTGCACCCTGCGCGAGGATCTCATCGAATCCGTAGGTAAGCTGGCCCGCTCCGGCCGCTTCGATCAGATCGTCATCGAGTCCACTGGCATTTCCGAGCCTATGCCCGTGGCCGCCACCTTTGAATGGGAGTTTGCGGACGGCACCACGCTTGCCGACGTCGCCCCTATCGACACCATGGTCTCTCTCGTGGATGCTTCCACCTTTCTTGACTACCTGCGTCGCGGCAAGAGCCTCGCGTCCGAGAATATTGAGGCCACGCCCAGCGATGATCGCACCGTGGCGGACCTACTCGTGGACCAAGTCGAGTTTGCTGACCTCATCCTTGTTACCAAGACCGATCTGGTTGATGCTGCCGAAACCGAACGCGTCATCGCGACCGTTCGCGCTATGAACCCCCGTGCCCGAGTCGTAGTGGTCACCGATGGCGTCATTGACCCACGGCTGGTCCTCGATGCCCACCTATACGATGCCGCCACTGCCGCGACTTACCATGGCTACGCCGAGGAGCTGGCTAAGCCGCACACGCCTGAAACCGAGGAATATGGCATTTCCTCCGTCGTTTTCCGCGCCGACCGCCCCTTTAACCGCGACCGTCTGCTCGCCGCCCTTCGTGCCAGTACCGGCCTGGTGCGCTCTAAGGGGTATTGCTGGCTCGATACCGATCTTCAACTCGCCCACGCTTGGCAGCAGGCTGGGCCTAACCTTCAAATCCTGCCCGCTTCGCTCTGGGCTGCAAATGACGTGACGCCCGGTACCGAAATTGTTCTTATCGGTATCGACTCCGATCACCGGTCCACCCTCAGGGCGCTTCGGGGTGCCCTGCTTTCCGACGCCGAAGTTGCCACCCTCATCGCTCCCTAA
- a CDS encoding LppP/LprE family lipoprotein codes for MQWTKDTVTVTWRAYADDDPACCATQEFTGNLTLDGDTPHLEVTGHRQVAG; via the coding sequence CTGCAGTGGACCAAAGACACGGTCACCGTTACCTGGCGTGCCTATGCTGACGATGACCCGGCCTGCTGCGCTACTCAAGAATTCACTGGAAACCTCACGTTGGACGGGGATACGCCGCACCTTGAGGTAACCGGTCACCGGCAGGTTGCCGGCTAG